Within the Micromonospora citrea genome, the region GCGCGCCGGACCGGCGACCTCCGCCCCGCCGCGAGTCGCACCGCCGCGGACAGCCCCGTCGCGAGCCAGATCACGGCGGACAGTCCCGCGCGCCAGCCACCTGCGGCGGGCAGCGCCCCTGCCGACACGCGTCTCCGGCGCCGGTGCGCACGCCGGTCGAGTCCCACGCCCACCACTTCAGGAAGAGACCGATGAGAACTGACACTGCCCCCACGGACGGGATCCTGGCGAGACTGGCCCGGTTCTGCTACCGGCGTCGTCGCCTGGTCCTCCTGACCTGGATCGCCGGCGTCGTCGCCGTGGCGTTCGTCGGCTTCGGCTACGGCGCCGCCGCCGACAACGACTACTCTGGTGGAGACTCCGACTCCGCCAGGGCGCAGGTGCTGATCGAGAAGCACTTCCCCGAGCAGCGGGGGGACACGCTGACGCTCGCCGTGAAGGCGGAGAAGGGGATCGACGATCCCGCCGCCCGGCGGAAGATCGAGAAGGTCATCGCCGACCTGGACGCCTCACCCGTCACCGGCCCGGTCACCTCGCCGTACCAGGACGCGAGCCTGGTGACGGCGGACCGTCGCATCGCCCGCACGACCATCCCGCTGACCGACGTGGACGTGGCGAAGACCGACGTCAAGCCGCTGGTGGACGCGGTCAGGGACGCCTCCGGCGACGGCGTGACGCTGGGGCTGGGCGGCGACAAGGCGGAGAAGGCCGAGACGCCCCCGCAGGGCTCGGCCGAGGGCGTGGGCCTCCTGGCGGCCGCGATCATCCTGTTCATCGCCTTCGGGTCGCTGGTGGCGATGGGCCTGCCGATCGTGACCGCGCTGCTGGGGATCCTCGGCGGCATCGCCCTGATGAAGCTGGTGGGGTACCTGGTCCCCGCGCCGGACTTCACCGTGATCCTCGCCGCGATGGTCGGGCTCGGTGTCGGCATCGACTACGCGCTGTTCATCGTCACCCGCTACAAGGACGTCCTGCGGGACGGCGGCGATCCCGAGAGCGCCACCGTCAAGGCGATCACCACCGCGGGCCACGCGGTGCTGTTCGCCGGCACGACGGTCGTGATCGCGCTGTTGGGCCTGATCACCATGGGACAGCGGCTGATGACCGGCGTGGCGGTCGCCACGTCGGTGATCGTGCTGGTGACGATGTTCGCCGCGGTGACCCTGCTGCCGGCGTTCCTGGGCTTCACCGGCCACCGGATCAATTCACTGCGCCTGCCCCGCCGCACGTCCCGCCGGGCGGACGGCGTCCCGTCCCGGCCGCGCCGCACCCCGGCCGAGCGCTGGGCCCGAATGGTGCAACGCAAGCCGCTGGTCGCCGCGGTCCTGGCCACCGCGGTGCTGCTGGTGCTGGCCGCCCCCGCGCTGTCGATGCGACTGAGCCTGCCCGACGCCAGTGTCCAGCCCCGCGACAGGAGCAGCTACACCTCGCACGAGATCATTTCCGAGGGCTTCGGTCCCGGCTACGGCGCACCCATGATCTTCGCCACCCAGGTCGACTCCACCGACGCCGACCTGCGGCCCGTCGTCGAGGCGGTCAGGAGGACCGAGGGCGTCGCCTATGCCACGGAACCCCGGGTCAGCAAGGACGGGCGGGCCGCCGTCTTCATGGCCTTCCCCGAGACCGGGTACCAGGACGAGGCGACCGCCGACCTGGTGCACCGGCTCCGCGACGACGTGCTGCCCGGGGCCGGCGACGAAGAGGTCCATCTCGGCGGCCCGAACGCCGCCGCGATCGACCTCGCCGAGGACACCAGCTCGCGCCTGCCCCTGATGATCACGGTCGTCGTCGTGCTGTCCCTGCTGCTGCTGGTCGCGCTGGTCCGGTCGGTCACGATCGCGCTGCAGGCCGCCGTGATGAACCTGCTGTCGATCGGCGCCGCCTACGGCGTCCTGGTCGCGATCGTCCAGTGGGGATGGTTCGGCACTGCTCTCGGCTTCCCCACCGAGATGCCGATCACGACCTGGGTACCGATGATGATCTTCCCGGTCCTGTTCGGGCTGTCGATGGACTACGAGGTCTTCCTGATCTCGCGGGTCCGCGAGGAGTACGAGCGCACCGGCGACACCCGCGCCGCCGTCACCGCCGGCCTGGCGGGGACCGCCAAGGTCATCACGGCCGCCGCCGCCATCATGATCGCCGTCTTCACGACCTCCCTGCTCGGCCCCGACGTCGCGGTCAAGCAGGGCGGGCTGGGGATGGCCGTCGCCGTGCTCATCGACGCCACCATCATCCGGATGGTCCTCGTTCCCGCCGTGATGGAGCTGTGCGGCAAGGCCAACTGGTGGATGCCGGGCCGGCGGAGGTCGCCCTCGGCCGCGCCGGCCCGGGTCGCGGCCGAGGTCGGCGGCTGACCCCGCCGCGAGTGGGAGGTGCGGGGGGACTCTCGGCGGTCTCCCCGCGCTCCCCCGGCCGGTCGCGGGACGCGTCGGCCCGGGCGCCGGTCAGGGCTGTTCCGGCTCCGCCAGGGCCGGCAGCGCGAGGCGCACGCGCAGCCCCGGCCCGCCGTCCCGGCCCGGGTGGGCGTCGGTCAGCTCGACACGCCCGCCGGCCCGCCGGACCAGCTCGCGCACGATGGCCAGGCCCAGGCCCGCGCCGCCGTCGTCGCGCGCCCGCGCGTCGTCCAGCCGGGTGAACCGGCCGAACACCCGCTCCCGGTCCGCGGCCGGGATCCCCGGCCCGTCGTCGGTCACGGTCACCAGGTGGTACGCCGCCGCGCCGTCCTCCCGGCCGGCGGCCAGCACCACCTCGGCGCGGGCGTGCCGGACCGCGTTGTCGACCAGGTTGGCCAGGATCCGGCGCAGCTCGTCGGGGTCGCCCTCGGTCCACAGCGGGCCGGCCGGCGCGTCGAGGCGCACCGGCGGCGACGGGTACCGGGCGGCCACCGACGCCAGCAGCGCGCCCAGCTCGACCGGGCCGGTGGCCCGCGCCGGCGGGCGCTCGTCGAGGCGGGCCAGCAGCAGCAGGTCGTCGACGAGCCGGCTGAGCCGCTCGGTGTCGGCGAGCAGGTTCGCCGTCACCGCCGTCCAGTCGGTGCGGTCGGCCAGCCGCCGGGCCACCTCCAGCTCCGTACGCATGTTGGTCAGCGGGCTGCGCAGCTCGTGGGCGGCGTCGGCGACGAACGCGCGCTGCCGGTCCCGGGCCGACTCCAGCCGGCCCAGCATCCCGTTGAGGGTGACCGCCAGCCGGTGGATCTCGTCCTGCGACGCCGGTACGGGCAACCGGCCGGCGCCGTCGCGCCCGGTGATCTCCTCCGCGCCCCGGCGCAGCGTCTCCACCGGGCGCAGGGTCGCCCCGACCACCCGCCAGGCCACGGCGGCGAGCACGGCCACCAGCGGCGGGAAGCTCACCAGCAGGATGGTCCGGACGACGTGCGTGCTGTGCCGCGCGTCCGCCAGCGAGCGGGCCACCAGGACGGTGAGCGGGTCGGCGGCGGTGCCGGCCGGTACGGCCACCACCCGGACCGGCCCGGCCAGGTCGATCCGCTCGCCGGAGACCGTCAGCCGCTGCCGCGCGCCGACGTCGATCCGGTCGGCCGGGATCATCGGCACGAGCCGGTCGGCGTCGATCGAGGCCGCCCGCACCCGCCCCCGCGCGTCGACCACCTGCACCCGGACCTGTCCTCCGGCCACCGGCAACGGGTCGGGCAGGGCGTCCTCGGCGGCCAGCAGCGCGACCGCGTCGGCCGTCCGGAACGCCTCGGTGTCGACGGCGCGTTGCAGCGCCCAGCCGAGCACCCCGAGCAGGACCAGCCCGCCCACGGCCAGCCCCACCGAGACGCCGAGCACCCCGACCACCATCAGCCGCCCGCGCAGCCCGAGCGCGGCCCGCAGCCGCCGCGCGCGGAGGGACCGGAGGCGATCCGAGGGGGCCCTGCCGCCGGCCGTCATGTGGCGAGCCGGTAGCCGGCGCCCCGGACCGTCTCCAGGCGTTCGCGGCCGATCTTGCGACGCAGGTATCCGACGTAGACCTCGACCGCGTTGGGCGCGGTCTCGTCGCTGGCGTCCCAGACGTGGTCCAGCAGCTCGATCTTGGAGACGACCTCGCCGGGCCGACGCATCAAGTAGTCCAGCAGCGCGAACTCGCGGGCGGTCAGCGCGATCTCGGCGTCGGCCCGGGTCACCCGCCGCCGGGCCGGGTCGAGCCGCAGGTCGCCGACCGCGAGCACCGTCGGCCGCTCGGGCGCGCCGCGACGCAGCAGGGCCCGCAGCCGGGCCAGCAGCACCACGTACGAGAAGGGCTTGGTGAGGTAGTCGTCGGCCCCGCAGTCCAGCCCGTCGGCCTGGTCGTACTCGCCGTCCTTGGCCGAGAGCATCAGCACCGGCAGCCAGTGCTCCTCGGCGCGCAGCAGGCGGACCAGCTCGTAGCCGGAGAGGCCGGGCAGCATCACGTCGAGGATCATCGCGTCGTACCCGCCGTGCCGGGCCGCGTCGAGCCCCGCCGGGCCGGTCTCCGCCACGTCCACCGCGAAGCCCTCGGCCTGCAGCCCGCGTTGCAGGGCGGACGCCAGCCGCGACTCGTCCTCCACCACCAGCAACCGCACGGCTCAAGGGTGCCACCCGCGCGCCGGTGGCCGTACCGTCGTCCTCAGCACCCTCACAGGGTCGACCGGGCAGGATGTCCACCAGGAGGTGCCACATGTCCGTCCTGAAGAGCCGTCCCGTCCTGCGGTGGCTGGTCCCGGTGACCGCCGTCGCGACCGTCATCGGCGGCGGCGCCGCGCTCGGCACGTTCGCCGCCCAGGCCGAGCCGAGCCTGCCGCCGCGTACCGCCGCCCAACTCCTGGTCGACCTGCAGACCTCCCGGCTGGAAGGGCTCTCCGGCACGGTCGTGCAGCGCGCCGACCTGGGCCTGCCGCCGCTGGCCGGGCTGGCCGGGCTGGCCGGCGGCGACAACCTGACCAGCCTGCTGACCGGCACGCACACGCTGCGGGTCTGGCACTCCGGCCCCGACCGGCAGCGGGTCGCCCTGCTGGACACGCTCGGCGAGCGGGACATCATCCGCAACGGCCGGGACGTCTGGACCTGGGACAGCCGGACCAACTCCGCCACGCACCGCACCCTGCCGACGGGCGACGACGAGACCGCGGCCCCCGAGTTGCCGGCCACGCCGCAGGACGCGGCCGACCGGGCCCTCGCCGCGATCGACCCCAGCACCGAGGTGAGCGTCGGCCGGTCCGCCACGGTCGCCGGGCGAGACGCGTACGAACTGGTGCTCGCGCCCCGCGACGCCGCCTCGCTGGTGCACCAGGTGCGCATCGCCATCGACGCGCGCGAGCACGTGCCGCTGCGCTTCGAGGTGCTCGCCGACGGCAGCGACAAGCCGGCCTTCGAGATGGCCTTCACCCAGGTGTCGTACGCCCGGCCGGACGCCGACCGGTTCACCTTCAACCCGCCGCCCGGGGTGAAGGTCACCGAGGAGACCGTCGGGGACCGCCCGGGCGGCGCGCGCAAGGCGGGCGACGGCGAGCGGCCGGACGTGCGTACCGTCGGCGAGAGCTGGGCCACCGTGGTGGTGGCGCGCCTCGACGGGGCGGGGGCGCGCGGCGGCCGGGAGCGGGCGCCGGCGGCGGGGGCCGGGTCGACCGGCGACGCCGCGGCGCTGCTCGGCGCGCTGCCCGCGGTCAGCGGCGACTGGGGCAAGGGGCGGCTGCTCACCGGAAAGCTGTTCAGCGTGCTGCTCACCGACGACGGCCGGGTGATCGCCGGAGCGGTGACGCCGGAGCGGCTCTACGAGGTCGCCAAGGGCTGAACGAGTCGCACCTGTCCGGGGGTCCGCCGCACGGCGGGCCCCCGATAGTTGTGCGGGGAGGCCACGACACGCCGGCACGAGGGCCACGGCGCGCGGGCGGCGGGTGGGCGGTGGGCGGTGGGCGGTGGGCGGTGGGCGGTGGGCGGTGGGTAGCCGGCCGCGCGACCCGGCCGTGACGTGACCCCGACGCGCTTGGTCCGGGCACGCGGCGCGCGGTATCTTTCTCAGTTCAGGCAACAAAAAGGAACGGCTCTCGAATAGCCGTTCCGAGAGCGATGATAACCAATTGGGAGACGGCTTGTCAAGGCATTCCGACGATTCCGGGGAATTGCGGCCCGACGACGAGATCGGCCGCGAACAGGAATACGTCTCGATGCTCTACCGGCGCCTCGACGGGCTGCGTGAGCAGGCGTCCCGTCGGCTGACCGAGGAGCTGCGCGCGACCGGCGGCACCCTTCAGGCCCGTTCCCAGCGCGACAGCGCGGTGCGGATGTACGCCGAACAGGTCGAGCAGTTCGCCGCCGTGGAGAACGGCCTCTGCTTCGGCCGCCTCGACACCGACGAGGGCGGTCCCCACTACATCGGCCGGATCGGCATCTTCGACACCAGCGGCGACTACGACCCGCTGCTGATGGACTGGCGCGCCCCGGCCGCCCGCGCCTTCTACCTCGCCACGGCCGCCAACCCGCAGGGCGTACGGCGGCGGCGGCACCTGCGCACCCGGGAGCGCAAGGTGGTCGCGCTCAACGACGAGGTGCTGGACCTGGCGACCGCCTCCCCCACCGCGCACGAGGAACTCACCGGCGAGGCCTCGCTGCTCGCCGCGCTCAACGCCGGCCGGACGGGCCGGATGCGCGACATCGTCGAGACCATCCAGGCCGAGCAGGACCGCATCATCCGCGCCGACCTGCCGGGCGTGCTCGTGGTGCAGGGCGGCCCGGGCACCGGCAAGACCGCCGTGGCGCTGCACCGCGCGGCGTACCTGCTCTACACCCACCGGCAGCAGCTCTCCACCCGGGGCGTGCTCCTGGTCGGCCCGAACGCCACGTTCCTGCGCTACATCTCCCAGGTGCTCCCGGCGCTGGCCGAGACGGGCGTGCTGCTGCGTACGCAGGGCGACCTGTTCCCCGGGGTCAGCGCCCGGCGCGCCGAGACCGCCGAGACCGCCGCGCTCAAGGGCCGCGCGGTGATGGCCGACATGCTGGCCGCCGCCGTGCGGGACCGGCAGTGGGTGCCCGACGAGCCGCTGGAGATCGAGCTGCCGCAGCAGGAGGTGCTCCGGCTCGACCCGGCGACCGTCCGCGACGTCCGGGACCGGGCCCGCCGGTCGGGCCGCCCGCACAACCTGGCCCGGGCGCTGTTCGACGTCGAGATCGTCCACGCGCTCGCGGCCCAGGTCGCCGAGCGCATCGGCGCGGACCCGCTCGGCGGGGAGAACCTGCTCGACGAGGCCGACGTCGCCGAGATCCGTCGCGAGCTGCGGGAGGAGCCCGAGGTGCGGGCCGCGCTGGACCAGCTCTGGCCCGTGCTCACCCCGCAGCGCCTGCTCGCCGACCTGTACGCCTCGCCCGACCGCATCGCCGCCGCCGCGCCCATGCTCACCGACGCCGAGCGCGCCCTGCTGCGCCGCGAGCCGGGCGGCTGGACGCCGGCCGACGTGCCGCTGCTCGACGAGGCGGCCGAGCTGCTCGGCGAGGACGAGCGGGCCGCCGCCGCCCGTCGGGAGCGCATCCGGGCCATGCAGCGGGAGTACGCCGAGGGCGTGCTGGAGATCGCCCGGGGCTCCCGCTCGATCGACGTGGAGGACGAGGCCGAGGGCGGCGAGATCCTCGGTGTCACCGACCTGATCGACGCCGACCGGCTGCTGGAACGGCAGGAGGAGGTCGACCGGCTGACCACCGCGCAGCGGGCCGCGGCCGACCGGAGCTGGGCGTTCGGGCACGTGATCGTCGACGAGGCGCAGGAGCTGTCGCCGATGGCGTGGCGGCTGCTGATGCGGCGCTGCCCGAGCCGCTCGATGACCATCGTCGGCGACGTGGCGCAGACGGGGGCGCTGGCCGGCACGCCGTCCTGGGCCGACGCGCTGGAGCCGTACGTGGCGCAGCGCTGGCGGCTGGAGGAGCTGACGGTCAGCTACCGCACCCCGGCCGAGGTCATGGCCGTCGCCGCCGAGGTGCTCGCCGAGATCGACCCGGCGCTGCGCCCGCCCCGCTCCGTACGCTCCAGCGGGGTGCCGCCGTGGGACCGCGCGGTGGCGGCGGAGCGGCTGGCGGCCGAGGTGGTCGAGGCGGCGGCCCGGGAGGCGGCGGGCCTCGCCGACGGCCGGCTCGGGGTGATCGTGCCGGCCGGCCGGGTCGACGCGCTCGGCGGCGCGCTCACCGCCGCCCTGCCCGAGGCGGCCGTCGGCGAGCACCCGGAGCTGGAGAGCCGGGTGGTGGTGCTCACCGTCGCCCAGGCCAAGGGGCTCGAGTTCGACTCGGTCCTGCTGGTCGACCCCGACCGCATCGTCGCCGAGTCCCCGCGGGGCCGCAGCGACCTCTACGTCGCCCTCACCCGCGCCACCCAACGCCTCGGCGTCATCCGCCCCGCCTGACCCCCTCGCCCCGGCGGAGGGTGAAGGGGCGGTCACTCGTCGGTGAAGTCGCCGACCTGGCTGGCGGTGCCGGACTGGTCGCTGGTGGAGCCGCCCGCCGGGGTGCTCATCCCGCCGGTGGTGGCGTCGCCCGTGGTGGTCGGGGCCACCTTGCCGGGGTGCCGCTCCGGCTGCCGGGCCACCCGGCGCACGCTGGCCGGGCCGGCGGTCCCGCCGGTCGTGGTGACCGCGCCCTGCCCGCGGGTGGGGCCGCCGTCGCGCAGCACCTCCGGGTCGACCGGGACGTGGGCGGGGTCGTCCGGGTCCTCGTCCTGGATGACCCGCTGCACGTCGTTGGGGGGCACCGTCACCTCGTCCAGGGCGCCCTCGCCGTACACGCCGCCGGCGATCCGGTCCTCGGCACGGCGGGCCGCGTCCTGTGGCTTGTCGTCCTCGCGCACGTCCATCACCTCGCAGAGAGTGTCGGTCTGCACCGCGTGCCCGACGACCGGCCCGGCAAACCACGCCGCCCCGGCCCGGCCGGTGGCCACGGACAGGCCGGTGGCCAGGCCGGTGGCCACCGACAGGCCGGTGGCCACGGACAGGCCGGGCGGCCACGGACAGGCCGGGCGGCCACGGACAGGCCGGGCGGCCACGGACAGGCCGGTGACGTACCCCGGCCGTGGCGCGCGCCGCACGGCCGGCGGGGGCGACGGGCGGGCGCGGATTTTCCCGGCCGCCTGCGGGTGTTACTGCCCCCGACGGGCCGGGTAGACGGCGGGTGCCCCCGCCATGAACGCGAACCGTGCCGTGGCCGAAACGCGGTAGCGGGGCGAGGGAGTGCAGGTACGACTCATCGCATCCTGAGGAGGACAAGATGAGCACGCAGGCTGCATCCACCAGGCCGATGAACCGCCCGGCGCAGGACGCGCCCAACCGCACCATGCAGGACCGGGCCATCCAGGAGACACCCACCCGGCCGATGCCGATGGTGCACGACGGGCGTCGCGAGGCCATGCAGGCGCCCGGCACGGAGACCAAGCCGTCGCTGCGGACCACCGAGTTCTGGGTCTACATCGCGGCCGTGATCGGCGTGCTGGCCGCCTCGCAGCTGGTCGGGCGGAACTCGGCCGGGGTGGACATCTTCCGGGCCGACAACGCCTGGTTCATGATCACGCTGCTGACCATCGGATACCTGGGTAGCCGTGGTCTGGCCAAGGCCGGCAGCAACTGGCGCAGCGGTGAGGAGCGCAAGGCCCGGCACTGACCCGGGCACCGCGCGCCACAGCGGTTCGGTGGCCTCTCGGGACGACAGTCCCGGGAGGCCACCGTCGCGTGTGGTCCTACTCCTCGAAGCCCCAGTCCTCGGCGAAGTCGCCCTCGACCGCATCCTCGATCATCTCGCCGGCGATCATGCCTCCGGCGAGGCCGAGCGCGGCCCCGGCGACCACGCCGCCCATGCCGGGCCCCCGGCCGTGGCCGTGGCCGTGCCCGCCGAAGCCCTGGGCGCGCAGGCTGCCGTAGCGGGAGGTGGTCTCGCGCAGCCAGCCGTCGACGACCTGCGTCCAGTCGCTGCGGTCGGCGTCGGCGTGCGAGACCCGGTAGAGGCCGAAGACGTCGTGCCCGGCGGTGAGGAACCCGCCGCGCTTGTCGCACTCCAGGATGACCTCGACCCCGTGCGGGCTGGTGACGAAGGTCAGCTCGACCTCGTTGATGGTGCCCGCGTACTGCGGCGAGGCGAAGAACTCGATCTCCTGGTAGAACGGCAGCGTCTGCTGGGTGCCCCGGATGTGGCCGCGTTCGAGGTCGGCGTGCTTGAAGCGGAAACCGAGCCGCTGGAACGCCTCCAGGATCCGCTCGTGCACCGGCAGCGGGTGCACGTTGACCTGGTCCAGGTCGCCCTTGTCGACCGCCCGGGCGATCGCCAGCTCGGTGCGCAGCCCCATCGTCATGCCGCGCAGCCGCTGGCCGTACACGTCGGTGATCGGGGTCTCCCACGGCACCGGGAGCTGGAACGGCAGGGAGAGCTGCTGCTTCGGGGCGAGCTGGAAGGCGCCGCTGACCGGCAGCCGGTGGAACTCCATGACGCCCGCGTACTCGGTGTCGCCGCCCTCGATCTCGACCCGGGTGACCAGGCTGACGACGACCTGCTCGACGTTGGCGGGGGCGTCCCCGCCCAGCAGGTTGACCTGGCCCTCCAGGTTCAGGCCGGGCCGGGTGTTCGGGTTGGTCAGGACGGTGTCGACGCTCGGCCCGCCCACGCCGAACGCGCTCAGCATCTTCTTGAAGACCATCGGAACTCCCGCAGCATGACGCCGTGCTCCGCCCTGGAGCCGGCCCTTGAACTCACCGGGAGGCTAACCGGCAGCGCTGTGAAGTGTCTGTGAAGCGCGCCGGCCCGGGTCGTCACCGCACCTCCACCACGACCAGTTCGCCCACCTGGTCGCCCACCTGGTGACGCGCCGCCACGGGCAGCCCCGCGTCGGTGACCAGCACGTCCGCCTCGGCCAGCGGGGCGATGGTGGCGATGCCGATCGTCTCCCACTTGGTGTGGTCGGCCAGCACCACCAGCCGGCGGGACGCGTCGACCAGACACCGGTTGATCCCGGCCTCCAGCAGGTTCGGCGTGGTGAACCCGGTGCGCGGGCTCATCCCGTGCACGCCGAGGAAGAGCACGTCGACGTTGAGGGACCTGACCGCCGCCTCGGCCACCGGCCCGGTCAGCGCGTCCGAGGGGGTACGGATGCCGCCGGTCAGCACGACGGTCTGGTCCGCGCGGGGGTTCTGGTAGAGGGCGTCGGCGACCGGGATCGAGTTGGTGACCACGGTCAGGCCGCGTACGTCGGCCAGCAGGGTGGCGAGCGCGGCGGTGGTGGTGCCGGCGGAGAGCGCGACGGCCATGCCCGGTTCGACCAGGGCGGCGGCCCGCTCCGCGATCGCCCGCTTCTCGGCCTGTTGCCGGACCGACTTGGCCGCGAAGCCGGGCTCCTCGGCGGAGCCCGGACCGGCCAGCGTCGCCCCACCGTGGACCTTGGCGACCAGGCCCCGCTCGGCCAGCGCCTCCAGGTCGCGCCGGATAG harbors:
- a CDS encoding MMPL family transporter, with product MRTDTAPTDGILARLARFCYRRRRLVLLTWIAGVVAVAFVGFGYGAAADNDYSGGDSDSARAQVLIEKHFPEQRGDTLTLAVKAEKGIDDPAARRKIEKVIADLDASPVTGPVTSPYQDASLVTADRRIARTTIPLTDVDVAKTDVKPLVDAVRDASGDGVTLGLGGDKAEKAETPPQGSAEGVGLLAAAIILFIAFGSLVAMGLPIVTALLGILGGIALMKLVGYLVPAPDFTVILAAMVGLGVGIDYALFIVTRYKDVLRDGGDPESATVKAITTAGHAVLFAGTTVVIALLGLITMGQRLMTGVAVATSVIVLVTMFAAVTLLPAFLGFTGHRINSLRLPRRTSRRADGVPSRPRRTPAERWARMVQRKPLVAAVLATAVLLVLAAPALSMRLSLPDASVQPRDRSSYTSHEIISEGFGPGYGAPMIFATQVDSTDADLRPVVEAVRRTEGVAYATEPRVSKDGRAAVFMAFPETGYQDEATADLVHRLRDDVLPGAGDEEVHLGGPNAAAIDLAEDTSSRLPLMITVVVVLSLLLLVALVRSVTIALQAAVMNLLSIGAAYGVLVAIVQWGWFGTALGFPTEMPITTWVPMMIFPVLFGLSMDYEVFLISRVREEYERTGDTRAAVTAGLAGTAKVITAAAAIMIAVFTTSLLGPDVAVKQGGLGMAVAVLIDATIIRMVLVPAVMELCGKANWWMPGRRRSPSAAPARVAAEVGG
- a CDS encoding ATP-binding protein; protein product: MVVGVLGVSVGLAVGGLVLLGVLGWALQRAVDTEAFRTADAVALLAAEDALPDPLPVAGGQVRVQVVDARGRVRAASIDADRLVPMIPADRIDVGARQRLTVSGERIDLAGPVRVVAVPAGTAADPLTVLVARSLADARHSTHVVRTILLVSFPPLVAVLAAVAWRVVGATLRPVETLRRGAEEITGRDGAGRLPVPASQDEIHRLAVTLNGMLGRLESARDRQRAFVADAAHELRSPLTNMRTELEVARRLADRTDWTAVTANLLADTERLSRLVDDLLLLARLDERPPARATGPVELGALLASVAARYPSPPVRLDAPAGPLWTEGDPDELRRILANLVDNAVRHARAEVVLAAGREDGAAAYHLVTVTDDGPGIPAADRERVFGRFTRLDDARARDDGGAGLGLAIVRELVRRAGGRVELTDAHPGRDGGPGLRVRLALPALAEPEQP
- a CDS encoding response regulator transcription factor, whose translation is MRLLVVEDESRLASALQRGLQAEGFAVDVAETGPAGLDAARHGGYDAMILDVMLPGLSGYELVRLLRAEEHWLPVLMLSAKDGEYDQADGLDCGADDYLTKPFSYVVLLARLRALLRRGAPERPTVLAVGDLRLDPARRRVTRADAEIALTAREFALLDYLMRRPGEVVSKIELLDHVWDASDETAPNAVEVYVGYLRRKIGRERLETVRGAGYRLAT
- a CDS encoding LolA family protein, which codes for MSVLKSRPVLRWLVPVTAVATVIGGGAALGTFAAQAEPSLPPRTAAQLLVDLQTSRLEGLSGTVVQRADLGLPPLAGLAGLAGGDNLTSLLTGTHTLRVWHSGPDRQRVALLDTLGERDIIRNGRDVWTWDSRTNSATHRTLPTGDDETAAPELPATPQDAADRALAAIDPSTEVSVGRSATVAGRDAYELVLAPRDAASLVHQVRIAIDAREHVPLRFEVLADGSDKPAFEMAFTQVSYARPDADRFTFNPPPGVKVTEETVGDRPGGARKAGDGERPDVRTVGESWATVVVARLDGAGARGGRERAPAAGAGSTGDAAALLGALPAVSGDWGKGRLLTGKLFSVLLTDDGRVIAGAVTPERLYEVAKG
- a CDS encoding HelD family protein, yielding MLYRRLDGLREQASRRLTEELRATGGTLQARSQRDSAVRMYAEQVEQFAAVENGLCFGRLDTDEGGPHYIGRIGIFDTSGDYDPLLMDWRAPAARAFYLATAANPQGVRRRRHLRTRERKVVALNDEVLDLATASPTAHEELTGEASLLAALNAGRTGRMRDIVETIQAEQDRIIRADLPGVLVVQGGPGTGKTAVALHRAAYLLYTHRQQLSTRGVLLVGPNATFLRYISQVLPALAETGVLLRTQGDLFPGVSARRAETAETAALKGRAVMADMLAAAVRDRQWVPDEPLEIELPQQEVLRLDPATVRDVRDRARRSGRPHNLARALFDVEIVHALAAQVAERIGADPLGGENLLDEADVAEIRRELREEPEVRAALDQLWPVLTPQRLLADLYASPDRIAAAAPMLTDAERALLRREPGGWTPADVPLLDEAAELLGEDERAAAARRERIRAMQREYAEGVLEIARGSRSIDVEDEAEGGEILGVTDLIDADRLLERQEEVDRLTTAQRAAADRSWAFGHVIVDEAQELSPMAWRLLMRRCPSRSMTIVGDVAQTGALAGTPSWADALEPYVAQRWRLEELTVSYRTPAEVMAVAAEVLAEIDPALRPPRSVRSSGVPPWDRAVAAERLAAEVVEAAAREAAGLADGRLGVIVPAGRVDALGGALTAALPEAAVGEHPELESRVVVLTVAQAKGLEFDSVLLVDPDRIVAESPRGRSDLYVALTRATQRLGVIRPA
- a CDS encoding sporulation protein — its product is MVFKKMLSAFGVGGPSVDTVLTNPNTRPGLNLEGQVNLLGGDAPANVEQVVVSLVTRVEIEGGDTEYAGVMEFHRLPVSGAFQLAPKQQLSLPFQLPVPWETPITDVYGQRLRGMTMGLRTELAIARAVDKGDLDQVNVHPLPVHERILEAFQRLGFRFKHADLERGHIRGTQQTLPFYQEIEFFASPQYAGTINEVELTFVTSPHGVEVILECDKRGGFLTAGHDVFGLYRVSHADADRSDWTQVVDGWLRETTSRYGSLRAQGFGGHGHGHGRGPGMGGVVAGAALGLAGGMIAGEMIEDAVEGDFAEDWGFEE
- a CDS encoding DeoR/GlpR family DNA-binding transcription regulator, whose translation is MLAQQRQTAILELIRQHGGVRVSHLVSRFGVSDMTIRRDLEALAERGLVAKVHGGATLAGPGSAEEPGFAAKSVRQQAEKRAIAERAAALVEPGMAVALSAGTTTAALATLLADVRGLTVVTNSIPVADALYQNPRADQTVVLTGGIRTPSDALTGPVAEAAVRSLNVDVLFLGVHGMSPRTGFTTPNLLEAGINRCLVDASRRLVVLADHTKWETIGIATIAPLAEADVLVTDAGLPVAARHQVGDQVGELVVVEVR